Proteins encoded together in one Astatotilapia calliptera chromosome 7, fAstCal1.2, whole genome shotgun sequence window:
- the pitpnb gene encoding phosphatidylinositol transfer protein beta isoform isoform X2 yields MVLIKEYRVVLPVSVEEYQVGQLYSVAEASKNETGGGEGIEVLKNEPYEKDGEKGQYTHKIYHLKSKVPGYVKMIAPEGALVFHEKAWNAYPYCRTIVTNEYMKDDFMIKIETWHKPDMGTVENVHELDEQTWRTVEVVPIDIANKEEVAPGDYKPEEDPALFHSAKTDRGPLGPEWKSELKADCPYMCAYKLVTVKFKWWGLQTKVENFIHRQEKRIFTNFHRQLFCWIDKWVGLTMEDIRRMEEETQKELEELRKTGQIRGTSAAHEQ; encoded by the exons CCGTGTAGTGTTGCCAGTCTCTGTGGAAGAG TATCAAGTAGGGCAACTGTACTCTGTGGCTGAGGCCAGCAAAAAtgagacaggaggaggagaaggcatTGAAGTGCTGAAGAATGAACCCTATGAGAAGGATGGAGAGAAGGGACAGTACACACATAAAATATATCATCTAAAAAG TAAAGTCCCGGGTTACGTGAAGATGATTGCACCAGAAGGAGCATTAGTTTTTCACGAAAAGGCTTGGAATGCCTACCCATACTGTCGCACTA TTGTGACG AATGAGTACATGAAGGATGACTTCATGATTAAGATCGAGACCTGGCACAAACCTGACATGGGAACAGTAGAAAAT GTCCATGAACTGGATGAGCAGACGTGGAGGACTGTCGAAGTCGTACCCATAGATATTGCaaacaaagaagaagtggcCCCAGGG GACTATAAGCCAGAAGAAGACCCTGCGCTTTTTCACTCAGCCAAAACAGACAGAGGACCTTTAGGCCCTGAATGGAAG AGTGAGCTGAAGGCAGATTGTCCTTACATGTGTGCATACAAACTGGTCACTGTCAAGTTCAAATGGTGGGGTCTGCAGACCAAAGTGGAAAACTTCATCCACAGG CAAGAAAAGCGTATTTTCACCAACTTCCACCGCCAGTTGTTCTGTTGGATTGACAAATGGGTGGGTTTGACCATGGAGGACATCAGGCGGATGGAAGAGGAGACTCAAAAAGAGCTTGAGGAG ctGCGTAAAACAGGTCAGATTCGAGGCACCAGTGCTGCTCATGAGCAGTGA
- the pitpnb gene encoding phosphatidylinositol transfer protein beta isoform isoform X1, which produces MVLIKEYRVVLPVSVEEYQVGQLYSVAEASKNETGGGEGIEVLKNEPYEKDGEKGQYTHKIYHLKSKVPGYVKMIAPEGALVFHEKAWNAYPYCRTIVTNEYMKDDFMIKIETWHKPDMGTVENVHELDEQTWRTVEVVPIDIANKEEVAPGDYKPEEDPALFHSAKTDRGPLGPEWKSELKADCPYMCAYKLVTVKFKWWGLQTKVENFIHRQEKRIFTNFHRQLFCWIDKWVGLTMEDIRRMEEETQKELEEMRQKGDVRGTCATDE; this is translated from the exons CCGTGTAGTGTTGCCAGTCTCTGTGGAAGAG TATCAAGTAGGGCAACTGTACTCTGTGGCTGAGGCCAGCAAAAAtgagacaggaggaggagaaggcatTGAAGTGCTGAAGAATGAACCCTATGAGAAGGATGGAGAGAAGGGACAGTACACACATAAAATATATCATCTAAAAAG TAAAGTCCCGGGTTACGTGAAGATGATTGCACCAGAAGGAGCATTAGTTTTTCACGAAAAGGCTTGGAATGCCTACCCATACTGTCGCACTA TTGTGACG AATGAGTACATGAAGGATGACTTCATGATTAAGATCGAGACCTGGCACAAACCTGACATGGGAACAGTAGAAAAT GTCCATGAACTGGATGAGCAGACGTGGAGGACTGTCGAAGTCGTACCCATAGATATTGCaaacaaagaagaagtggcCCCAGGG GACTATAAGCCAGAAGAAGACCCTGCGCTTTTTCACTCAGCCAAAACAGACAGAGGACCTTTAGGCCCTGAATGGAAG AGTGAGCTGAAGGCAGATTGTCCTTACATGTGTGCATACAAACTGGTCACTGTCAAGTTCAAATGGTGGGGTCTGCAGACCAAAGTGGAAAACTTCATCCACAGG CAAGAAAAGCGTATTTTCACCAACTTCCACCGCCAGTTGTTCTGTTGGATTGACAAATGGGTGGGTTTGACCATGGAGGACATCAGGCGGATGGAAGAGGAGACTCAAAAAGAGCTTGAGGAG ATGCGTCAGAAAGGAGATGTTCGAGGCACCTGTGCCACAGATGAGTAG